One genomic window of Pseudomonas chlororaphis subsp. piscium includes the following:
- the gspG gene encoding type II secretion system major pseudopilin GspG: MDVVRFMSHPQSNPKPRRPRGQGGFTLIEIMVVVVILGILAAMVVPKVLDRPDQARATAAKQDIGGLMQALKLYRLDHGTYPSMNQGLKVLVERPADAKSSNWRSYLERLPNDPWGRPYHYLNPGANGEVDVFSLGADGQPDGDSVNADIGSWQL; the protein is encoded by the coding sequence ATGGATGTCGTGCGCTTCATGTCACACCCCCAGTCCAACCCCAAGCCTCGCCGCCCCCGCGGCCAGGGCGGTTTCACCCTGATCGAGATCATGGTGGTGGTGGTCATTCTCGGGATCCTGGCCGCGATGGTGGTGCCCAAGGTGCTCGACCGTCCGGACCAGGCCCGGGCCACCGCGGCCAAGCAGGACATCGGCGGGCTGATGCAGGCCCTCAAGCTCTATCGCCTCGACCACGGCACCTACCCGAGCATGAACCAGGGCCTGAAAGTGCTGGTGGAGCGCCCGGCGGATGCCAAGAGCAGCAACTGGCGCTCCTACCTGGAACGCTTGCCCAACGACCCTTGGGGCCGTCCTTACCATTACCTGAACCCGGGGGCCAACGGCGAAGTGGATGTGTTCTCCCTGGGGGCCGACGGCCAGCCAGACGGTGACAGCGTGAATGCCGATATCGGCTCCTGGCAGCTGTAA
- the gspK gene encoding type II secretion system minor pseudopilin GspK produces the protein MTARSPTAAKQRGMAIISALLIAAVVAVIAGGMLTRQTLFTRGLESEQLRVQGSWQLQGGMEVSRQRLWEDRQRDVLTRLDQNWARPIQLAALGPGAGPFEGRLEDEQSKFNLRNLLANDRLDPLQIENFQRLCELLGVNPTLGQRISQRVIASYPRLLSPEGTAAPVNSGFRSGRDTSPEAARKPLLAKQPMLRSLDDLLGVNGVDEKLLARLEPFVTILPANTWVNGNTASAEVLAATVPGLALPRAKALIAERDSGQWFINQGDFINRLRMPNVPADAVRVGITSEWFRLQGQARGERRRVKLLALLHRSEDNMPRVIWSRVGV, from the coding sequence ATGACAGCCCGTTCGCCGACAGCGGCGAAACAGCGTGGCATGGCCATTATCAGCGCCCTGTTGATCGCCGCCGTGGTGGCGGTGATCGCCGGCGGCATGCTGACCCGCCAGACCCTGTTCACCCGCGGACTGGAAAGCGAGCAGCTGCGGGTCCAGGGCAGCTGGCAGCTGCAGGGCGGCATGGAAGTCAGTCGCCAGCGCCTGTGGGAAGACCGCCAGCGCGACGTGCTGACCCGTCTCGACCAGAACTGGGCGCGGCCGATCCAGCTCGCGGCCCTGGGCCCGGGCGCCGGGCCGTTCGAGGGACGGCTGGAGGACGAGCAGAGCAAGTTCAACCTGCGTAACCTGCTGGCCAACGACCGCCTCGACCCCTTGCAGATAGAGAATTTTCAGCGTCTGTGCGAGCTGCTGGGGGTCAACCCGACCCTGGGCCAGCGCATCAGCCAGCGGGTGATTGCCTCCTACCCACGCCTGTTGAGCCCGGAAGGCACGGCGGCGCCGGTCAATAGTGGTTTTCGCAGCGGCCGCGATACCTCGCCCGAGGCCGCGCGCAAACCGCTGCTGGCCAAGCAGCCGATGCTGCGCAGCCTCGACGACCTGCTGGGGGTGAACGGCGTCGATGAAAAGCTGCTGGCGCGCCTGGAGCCCTTTGTCACCATCCTGCCGGCCAATACCTGGGTCAACGGCAACACCGCCAGCGCCGAAGTGCTCGCCGCGACGGTGCCAGGGCTGGCGCTGCCACGGGCCAAGGCGCTGATCGCCGAGCGCGACAGCGGCCAGTGGTTCATCAACCAGGGGGATTTCATCAACCGCCTGCGCATGCCGAACGTACCGGCGGACGCGGTGCGGGTCGGCATCACCAGCGAGTGGTTTCGCCTGCAAGGCCAGGCCCGCGGCGAACGGCGCCGGGTCAAGCTGCTGGCCTTGCTGCACCGCAGCGAAGACAACATGCCCCGAGTGATCTGGTCGCGGGTGGGCGTATGA
- the gspL gene encoding type II secretion system protein GspL, with the protein MSRLRVSLPPLHSLTAESRVSFARLQAKEGQVKEAGEASLMQLGQMPKAPAVECFLHPEDSLLASIELPALAPAKVSAAVACAAQALILGHSDNMYVAHSPRDSDGQVHISWLPRETLAQLGQVLEQAGLKLRGLYPAPYALPVPAAGQLTACLQDQHLLLRHSPQQGSVQPLPEDALQALLANGAGLQWVGEAAPQGALEQLPDSCRWTGQAPAWGLHGGVQNNSARQQGWGRAATLCAVALMVWTLGLNLYAARQAAQGQQLKAQMSQRVQQVFPELPVILNPLQQARQQLAARQSGSSGDAPQSFNSLVQQASNAMPFVIGGVEQLIYENGELQLSLLSDTRVPPPDSGWQALLSQAGLEASSGDQGWTLRAASAAATGAVPMEADDSEEDEDE; encoded by the coding sequence ATGAGCCGCTTGCGCGTCAGCCTGCCGCCCTTGCATTCGTTGACCGCCGAGAGCCGGGTGAGCTTTGCCCGGCTCCAGGCTAAAGAAGGCCAGGTTAAAGAAGCCGGCGAAGCCAGCCTGATGCAACTGGGACAGATGCCCAAGGCGCCGGCCGTGGAGTGTTTCCTGCACCCCGAGGACAGCCTGCTGGCGAGTATCGAGCTGCCGGCCCTGGCGCCGGCCAAGGTCAGCGCGGCGGTGGCCTGCGCCGCCCAGGCGCTGATTCTCGGCCACAGCGACAACATGTATGTGGCCCACAGCCCGCGCGACAGCGACGGCCAGGTGCATATCAGCTGGTTGCCGCGCGAAACGCTGGCGCAGCTCGGCCAGGTGCTGGAGCAGGCTGGCCTGAAACTGCGCGGCCTGTACCCGGCGCCCTATGCCTTGCCGGTGCCGGCGGCGGGCCAGTTGACCGCCTGCCTGCAGGACCAGCACCTGTTGCTGCGCCACAGCCCGCAGCAGGGCAGTGTGCAACCGCTGCCGGAAGATGCCTTGCAGGCGTTGCTGGCCAATGGCGCCGGGCTGCAATGGGTGGGCGAGGCGGCCCCGCAAGGGGCGCTGGAGCAACTGCCGGACAGCTGCCGCTGGACCGGCCAAGCACCCGCCTGGGGCCTGCACGGCGGGGTGCAGAACAACAGCGCTCGCCAACAGGGCTGGGGCCGTGCCGCGACGCTGTGCGCGGTAGCGCTGATGGTCTGGACCCTGGGCCTGAACCTCTACGCCGCGCGCCAGGCGGCCCAGGGCCAGCAGCTCAAGGCGCAGATGAGCCAACGGGTGCAACAGGTGTTCCCGGAATTGCCGGTGATCCTCAACCCCCTGCAACAGGCGCGTCAGCAACTGGCGGCGCGCCAGAGCGGCTCCAGCGGCGACGCCCCGCAAAGCTTCAACAGCCTGGTGCAGCAGGCGAGCAACGCCATGCCCTTCGTGATCGGTGGGGTGGAGCAACTGATCTATGAAAACGGCGAGTTGCAGCTGAGCCTGCTCAGCGACACCCGCGTTCCTCCACCGGACAGCGGCTGGCAGGCCCTGCTGAGCCAGGCCGGGCTCGAAGCCAGTTCCGGCGACCAGGGCTGGACCCTGCGCGCGGCCAGCGCAGCGGCGACCGGCGCGGTGCCGATGGAAGCCGACGACAGCGAGGAAGACGAGGATGAATAA
- the gspM gene encoding type II secretion system protein GspM: MNKLSLSHYRQRWQRQVAQARLYWNGLALREQRLLSGAAVVLGGLLVWLVLIEPALKKIDYWQAEIPKLRSQSEALELVLHQAGGPRGGEPGQSLEQSLRQTLDAAGLQGLYQLQVAGEGESQAWHLSFQEAPADAVVGWLLGNPRQFSLEVMEARLQRAGPADIDGTAGKLSGTVRMDQALGAKEAS; the protein is encoded by the coding sequence ATGAATAAGCTGAGCCTCAGCCATTACCGGCAGCGCTGGCAGCGTCAAGTCGCCCAGGCGCGGCTGTACTGGAACGGTCTGGCCCTGCGCGAGCAACGCCTGCTGAGCGGCGCGGCGGTGGTGCTGGGCGGCCTGCTGGTGTGGCTGGTGCTGATCGAGCCGGCGTTGAAAAAGATCGATTACTGGCAGGCCGAGATCCCCAAGCTGCGCTCCCAGTCCGAAGCCCTGGAGCTGGTGCTGCATCAGGCCGGCGGGCCCCGAGGCGGTGAGCCGGGGCAGAGCCTGGAGCAGTCCTTGCGCCAGACCCTGGACGCCGCCGGCCTGCAGGGGCTGTACCAGTTGCAGGTGGCGGGCGAGGGCGAATCCCAGGCCTGGCACTTGAGTTTTCAAGAGGCCCCGGCGGATGCCGTGGTCGGCTGGCTGCTGGGCAATCCCCGGCAGTTTTCCCTGGAAGTGATGGAGGCCCGCCTGCAACGCGCGGGGCCGGCCGACATCGATGGCACGGCCGGCAAACTGTCCGGAACCGTTCGCATGGATCAGGCGCTTGGCGCTAAGGAAGCTTCATGA
- the gspD gene encoding type II secretion system secretin GspD, which produces MKWSGSFYARQSRKALPWLLLGPLALALAACSNNKEPQPPLLVDSELGRPLGETNRSGGDVVAERERAQAQQTQRPKYQHPISRAGRAPGAPATSSTVVRNPLGDQPVRLNFVDVDIQAVVRALARSTGQQFLVDPRVKGNLTLVSEGEVPAHQAYDMLLAALRMQGFSVVDVGGVAQVVPEADAKLLGGPIYNAGKPSANGMLTRTFRLQYENAVNLIPVLRPIVSPNNPINAYPGNNSIVITDYAENLTRVAQIIEGIDIPSALDTDVVPVQNGIAVDIAGMVSELLESQGADPTQKISVVGDPRSNSIIIRTGSPERTELARNLIYKLDNAQSNPSNLHVVYLRNAQAGKLAQALRGLLTGESDSGTGDNTRAMLGSMGGMSQGGSSSSGQSGSTSSTSGSSSLGGSSGSGSGYAQGGSSSSSQGGTQASDQNPAFSAGGVTIQADATTNTLLISAPEPLYRNLREVIDMLDQRRAQVVIESLIVEVNEDDAAEFGVQWQTGNLGGSGVIGGANLGGSGLNLNGKTSIDVLPQGLNVGLVNGTVDIPGIGKILDLKVLARALKSKGGSNVLSTPNLLTLDNEAASIFVGQTIPFVTGSYVTGGGGNSNNPFQTVQREEVGLKLNVRPQISEGGTVKLDIYQEVSSVDQRASVEAGTVTNKRAIDTSILLDDGQIMVLGGLLQDGYSQSNNAVPWLSTLPGIGALFRNESRSTNKTNLMVFLRPYIIRDSAAGRSITLNRYDFMRRAQGGLQPDRSWAMPDMQAPQLPSAEQGVPGVVPVASPAPMPGSGQVPRARIRAVPVQ; this is translated from the coding sequence ATGAAGTGGTCAGGCTCTTTCTATGCTCGCCAGTCGCGCAAGGCGCTGCCCTGGCTCCTGCTGGGGCCGCTGGCCCTGGCGTTGGCGGCGTGCAGTAACAACAAGGAACCGCAGCCACCGTTGCTGGTGGACAGCGAACTGGGGCGGCCCCTGGGCGAGACCAATCGCAGTGGCGGCGATGTGGTGGCCGAGCGGGAGCGGGCCCAGGCGCAACAGACCCAGCGTCCCAAGTACCAGCATCCGATCAGCCGTGCGGGACGCGCCCCCGGTGCTCCTGCCACCAGCAGCACCGTGGTGCGCAATCCCCTGGGCGACCAGCCGGTGCGCCTGAACTTCGTTGATGTCGATATCCAGGCCGTGGTCCGGGCCCTGGCGCGTTCCACCGGCCAGCAATTCCTGGTGGACCCGCGGGTCAAGGGCAACCTGACCCTGGTCAGCGAAGGCGAAGTGCCGGCCCACCAGGCCTACGACATGCTGCTGGCGGCCCTGCGCATGCAGGGCTTCAGTGTGGTGGACGTCGGCGGCGTGGCCCAGGTGGTGCCGGAAGCCGACGCCAAGCTGCTCGGCGGGCCGATCTACAACGCCGGCAAGCCATCGGCCAACGGCATGCTGACCCGCACCTTCCGCCTGCAGTACGAAAACGCGGTGAACCTGATCCCGGTGCTGCGCCCGATCGTGTCGCCGAACAACCCGATCAACGCCTACCCGGGCAACAACAGCATCGTCATCACCGACTACGCCGAGAACCTCACCCGGGTGGCGCAGATCATCGAAGGCATCGACATCCCCAGCGCCCTGGACACCGACGTGGTGCCGGTGCAGAACGGCATCGCCGTGGACATCGCCGGCATGGTCTCCGAACTGCTGGAGTCCCAGGGCGCCGACCCGACCCAGAAAATCAGCGTGGTCGGCGATCCGCGTTCCAATTCGATCATCATCCGCACCGGCAGCCCCGAGCGCACCGAACTGGCGCGCAACCTGATCTACAAGCTGGACAACGCCCAGAGCAACCCGAGCAACCTGCACGTGGTGTACCTGCGCAACGCCCAGGCCGGCAAGCTGGCCCAGGCCCTGCGCGGCCTGCTCACCGGCGAGAGCGACAGCGGCACCGGCGACAACACGCGGGCCATGCTCGGCAGCATGGGCGGCATGAGCCAGGGCGGCAGCTCCAGCAGCGGCCAGAGCGGCAGCACCAGCTCCACCAGTGGCAGCTCCAGCCTCGGCGGCAGCAGTGGCTCCGGCAGCGGCTATGCCCAGGGCGGCAGCTCCAGCAGCAGCCAGGGCGGCACCCAGGCCTCCGACCAGAACCCCGCCTTCAGTGCCGGCGGGGTGACCATCCAGGCCGATGCCACCACCAACACCTTGCTGATTTCCGCGCCGGAACCTTTGTACCGCAACCTGCGGGAAGTCATCGACATGCTCGACCAGCGCCGCGCCCAGGTGGTGATCGAAAGCCTGATCGTCGAGGTCAACGAAGACGACGCCGCCGAGTTCGGCGTGCAATGGCAGACCGGCAACCTGGGGGGCAGCGGTGTTATCGGCGGCGCCAACCTGGGCGGCAGTGGCCTCAACCTCAACGGCAAGACCAGCATCGACGTGCTGCCCCAGGGCCTCAACGTCGGCCTGGTCAACGGCACCGTGGACATCCCCGGGATCGGCAAGATCCTCGACCTCAAGGTGCTGGCCCGGGCCCTGAAGAGCAAGGGCGGGAGCAACGTGCTGTCGACCCCGAACCTGCTGACCCTGGACAACGAAGCGGCGAGCATCTTTGTCGGCCAGACCATTCCCTTCGTCACCGGTAGCTACGTCACCGGCGGTGGCGGCAATAGCAACAACCCGTTCCAGACCGTACAGCGCGAAGAGGTGGGCCTGAAGCTGAATGTGCGGCCACAGATTTCCGAGGGTGGCACGGTCAAGCTCGACATCTATCAGGAAGTCAGCAGCGTCGACCAGCGTGCCTCGGTGGAGGCCGGCACCGTGACCAACAAGCGCGCGATCGACACCAGCATCCTGCTCGACGACGGCCAGATCATGGTCCTCGGCGGCCTGCTGCAGGACGGCTACAGCCAGAGCAACAATGCGGTGCCGTGGCTGTCGACCCTTCCCGGGATCGGCGCGCTGTTTCGCAACGAAAGCCGCTCGACCAACAAGACCAACCTGATGGTGTTCCTGCGGCCCTACATCATTCGCGACAGCGCCGCGGGGCGCAGCATCACCCTCAACCGCTACGACTTTATGCGCCGGGCCCAGGGCGGCCTGCAGCCGGACCGCAGCTGGGCCATGCCGGATATGCAGGCGCCGCAATTGCCTTCGGCGGAGCAGGGGGTGCCGGGTGTTGTGCCGGTGGCGTCGCCAGCGCCGATGCCGGGTTCGGGGCAGGTGCCGAGGGCTAGGATCAGGGCGGTGCCGGTGCAATGA